GCGTGGTCACCCTGGCTCCGCTCGCCATCACGGTCAAAGAACCCTTCGCCCTGACCTTCGGTCCCGGCGAGGCCGAGGTCGAGCCCGGCGGCAAGGAGATCGAGCTTGATATCGAGGCCGACGACCCGCCCGAGCCGATCATCGGCGGGCGGATCGACCTGGGCGCGGTGATCGCCGAGCATCTGGCTTTGGGGATCGACCCCTTTCCCCGCGCCCCCGACGCCCGCTTTCAGCCGCCCCCGGATGTGGCCGAACCGGCGGAAACGCACGAGGTGCGGGGAGCCACTCCCTTCGCCGCCTTGGGGGCCCTGAAGAAAAAGTAGGGGTGCCCTGTCCGCAAGGCTTGCCCGCGCGTGGGATTTTCGCTAAACAACCACGCTGTCCCGGGCCCGGCGCAGAGCCGGGCCCGTCCCATTGAAGAGACATTGAATCATGGCTGTTCCTAAGAAGAAGACGTCCAAGTCCCGCCGCGACATGCGCCGGTCCCATCATGCGCTGAAGCCGTCGGCTTATGGCGAATGCCCGAACTGTGGTGAGCTGAAGCGGCCCCACCACGTTTGCACGTCCTGCGG
The DNA window shown above is from Rhodospirillum rubrum ATCC 11170 and carries:
- the rpmF gene encoding 50S ribosomal protein L32; this encodes MAVPKKKTSKSRRDMRRSHHALKPSAYGECPNCGELKRPHHVCTSCGHYDGREVVSEDVAA
- a CDS encoding DUF177 domain-containing protein, whose product is MTTAPSATSPEAVFDPDFSRPVDVLNLPPNGRVLVVEASPEERTALADRLEVLEVASLRAEVRLRPLAGGPIVRVEGHLEADLRQSCVVTLAPLAITVKEPFALTFGPGEAEVEPGGKEIELDIEADDPPEPIIGGRIDLGAVIAEHLALGIDPFPRAPDARFQPPPDVAEPAETHEVRGATPFAALGALKKK